From Draconibacterium halophilum, one genomic window encodes:
- a CDS encoding galactokinase encodes MTKINVLNEKINGGNNPLFKELYGSDVAELKGQAERYADLMGDFEETFGGDDVSLYSSPGRTEIGGNHTDHNYGRVLAGAVNLDNIAVAAKNGTNTVRIKSAGYPEFEVELSDFQPNEDEYYTSTSLVKGIAAKMKENGYAIGGFDACIEGRVPKGSGLSSSASFEVLIGAIFSELFNNGKMDAVENAIIGQWSENNYFGKPCGLMDQTACSVGGLITIDFKDPANPIVKEVDFDFVSTGFSLVITDVGGGHDDPASQAEYASLPTEMKSVAAELGAEVLREVTLEQIVEKIPEIREKTGDRALLRAYHFQGDNARVVKQVEALENNDFKAFLDMVVESGYSSYMYNQNIFDVVHKDEQVVSLALALSEMVLKGTGAWRVHGGGFGGTIQAFVPQDKLDEYVKVLEHVYGKGSCHKLFIRSKGSVKLDF; translated from the coding sequence ATGACTAAGATCAACGTATTAAATGAAAAAATTAACGGAGGAAATAACCCGTTATTCAAAGAGTTATATGGCAGTGATGTTGCCGAATTAAAAGGTCAGGCTGAACGTTATGCAGACCTGATGGGAGATTTTGAGGAAACTTTTGGTGGCGATGATGTTTCGTTGTATAGTTCACCCGGTCGAACCGAAATTGGTGGTAACCATACCGACCATAATTACGGACGTGTTTTAGCAGGTGCCGTAAACCTTGATAATATTGCAGTGGCAGCCAAAAACGGAACGAATACCGTTCGAATTAAATCGGCAGGTTATCCTGAATTCGAAGTTGAGTTGAGCGATTTCCAACCCAACGAAGATGAATATTATACATCAACTTCATTGGTAAAAGGAATTGCTGCAAAAATGAAGGAGAATGGTTATGCGATTGGTGGTTTTGATGCTTGTATTGAAGGTCGTGTACCAAAAGGTTCGGGATTGAGTTCTTCGGCATCGTTCGAGGTGTTGATAGGAGCTATTTTTAGCGAACTTTTTAACAATGGGAAAATGGATGCCGTTGAAAACGCGATCATTGGTCAGTGGAGTGAAAACAACTATTTTGGAAAACCATGTGGTTTAATGGATCAAACAGCTTGTTCTGTTGGTGGTTTAATTACTATCGATTTTAAAGATCCGGCTAATCCAATTGTAAAAGAAGTTGATTTTGATTTTGTATCAACAGGCTTCTCATTGGTAATTACCGATGTTGGTGGTGGTCATGACGATCCTGCTTCTCAGGCAGAATATGCTTCGTTACCTACTGAAATGAAATCGGTTGCTGCTGAGCTCGGAGCCGAAGTGCTTCGCGAAGTTACGCTGGAGCAAATTGTAGAAAAGATTCCTGAAATAAGAGAGAAAACCGGCGATCGCGCTTTGCTTCGTGCCTATCACTTTCAGGGCGACAATGCACGTGTTGTAAAACAGGTTGAGGCTTTGGAAAACAATGATTTTAAAGCTTTTCTCGATATGGTTGTTGAGTCGGGTTACAGCTCGTACATGTATAATCAGAATATTTTTGATGTTGTTCATAAAGACGAACAAGTAGTATCGCTGGCACTGGCACTAAGCGAAATGGTGTTAAAAGGAACTGGTGCATGGCGTGTGCATGGCGGTGGATTTGGTGGTACTATCCAGGCATTCGTTCCACAAGATAAGCTTGATGAATACGTAAAAGTTTTAGAACATGTTTACGGAAAAGGAAGTTGTCATAAATTGTTTATCCGCTCTAAAGGTTCTGTAAAACTTGACTTTTAG
- a CDS encoding UDP-glucose--hexose-1-phosphate uridylyltransferase translates to MSFNIEDHPHKRYNPLNGDWILVSPHRAKRPWQGQVEKPVVQKRPKYDPNCYLCAGNERAGGKVNPDYKGTFVFTNDFSALLTDTPDGSINDGELFQAQSESGICKVICFSEDHSLTIPEMEVSDIRKVVDLWCEQYSELGENPAINYVQIFENKGAIMGCSNPHPHGQIWSSKGIPTEPSKESKTQKEYFEKHGRTMLLDYVNAELEKKDRLLDQNDSFVALIPFWAVWPFEAMIISKRPVQNILELTEEERSDLADIYKKLTLMYDNLFETSFAYSAGLHQAPTDGEDHPEWHLHMHFYPPLLRSATVKKFMVGYEMLGTPQRDITAEGAAKRLRDLPKIHFKKN, encoded by the coding sequence ATGAGTTTTAACATTGAAGACCATCCTCATAAAAGATATAACCCATTAAATGGCGATTGGATTTTAGTGTCGCCACACAGGGCCAAAAGGCCTTGGCAGGGACAGGTTGAAAAACCGGTTGTTCAAAAACGACCGAAATATGATCCGAATTGTTACCTCTGTGCAGGAAATGAAAGAGCCGGAGGAAAAGTTAACCCCGATTATAAAGGAACCTTTGTATTTACCAACGATTTTAGTGCTTTGCTTACCGATACTCCTGATGGAAGTATTAATGATGGCGAATTGTTTCAAGCGCAAAGCGAAAGTGGAATTTGTAAGGTAATTTGTTTTAGCGAAGATCACAGTCTTACTATTCCAGAAATGGAAGTTTCCGATATTCGAAAAGTGGTAGACCTTTGGTGTGAGCAATATTCCGAATTGGGCGAAAATCCGGCTATCAATTATGTGCAGATATTCGAGAACAAAGGTGCCATTATGGGGTGTTCTAATCCACATCCACACGGGCAGATCTGGTCGTCGAAAGGAATTCCTACCGAACCATCAAAAGAGAGTAAAACACAAAAAGAATATTTTGAAAAGCATGGTCGTACTATGCTGCTCGACTATGTAAATGCCGAACTGGAAAAGAAAGATCGTTTGCTCGATCAGAACGATTCGTTTGTGGCATTAATCCCGTTTTGGGCGGTTTGGCCGTTCGAGGCCATGATAATCAGTAAACGACCAGTTCAGAATATTTTGGAGCTAACCGAAGAAGAACGAAGCGACTTGGCAGATATTTACAAAAAACTGACTCTAATGTATGATAACCTGTTTGAAACATCGTTTGCGTATTCAGCCGGTTTGCACCAGGCTCCAACTGATGGTGAAGACCATCCGGAGTGGCATTTGCATATGCATTTTTATCCGCCATTATTACGTTCTGCAACCGTTAAAAAGTTTATGGTAGGTTATGAAATGCTGGGGACTCCACAACGCGATATTACTGCTGAAGGAGCTGCTAAAAGGTTACGTGATTTACCTAAGATTCATTTTAAAAAGAACTAA
- a CDS encoding MFS transporter, with product MEAKNQSYTVPIIMMILLFGMIAFVTNLAAPMGVVLKSQFGASNFQGMLGNAANFIAYAVMGIPGGLLLQRVGYKKTALIAIAVGFVGVGIQYLSGHASETSAFTVYLIGAFVAGFSMTLLNTVVNPMLNTLGGEGNKGNQLIQVGGSFNSVMATFTPAFVGILIGERVAQARITDIFPVMYIALGIFALVFFVLLAVNIPEPNVKSASDSLKSLMTGAMKFRHFIFGAIGIFVYVGVEVGVPGTLIFWLTDPALGIGAGTAGSVAGTYWLLMLAGRLIGASIGSTVSSKTMLTFASFVGMVLVLLAILLPTSTMVSMPGFQVQGSSLSFVFAEVPINAMFLVLVGLCTSIMWGGIFNLAVEGLGKYVAAASGIFMTLVVGGGLLPLAQNAVADGLGFQPSYWVPFLGLAYLFFYATIGSKVHKRAESVRI from the coding sequence ATGGAAGCTAAAAATCAAAGTTACACAGTACCTATTATCATGATGATTCTGCTGTTTGGTATGATCGCATTTGTTACCAATCTGGCAGCTCCAATGGGTGTTGTGCTAAAGTCGCAGTTTGGTGCGAGTAATTTCCAGGGAATGTTAGGTAACGCGGCAAACTTTATCGCTTATGCTGTGATGGGAATTCCTGGAGGCCTTTTACTTCAGCGAGTTGGTTATAAAAAGACTGCATTAATTGCAATTGCAGTTGGATTTGTTGGTGTTGGAATTCAATATTTATCAGGTCATGCAAGTGAAACTTCTGCATTTACTGTATACTTGATTGGTGCATTTGTTGCAGGTTTTTCAATGACACTGTTAAACACAGTTGTAAACCCTATGCTTAATACACTTGGTGGTGAAGGAAATAAAGGAAACCAGTTAATTCAGGTTGGAGGTTCATTCAACTCGGTAATGGCCACTTTTACTCCTGCCTTTGTAGGTATTTTAATAGGAGAGCGTGTAGCTCAAGCCCGAATTACAGACATTTTTCCGGTGATGTATATCGCACTTGGAATTTTTGCTTTGGTTTTCTTTGTTTTACTGGCTGTTAATATTCCTGAGCCTAATGTTAAATCTGCATCGGACTCACTCAAAAGCCTGATGACAGGAGCCATGAAATTCCGTCACTTCATTTTCGGTGCTATTGGAATTTTTGTATACGTAGGTGTTGAGGTAGGAGTACCCGGAACACTTATTTTCTGGTTGACAGACCCGGCGCTTGGAATAGGTGCAGGTACTGCAGGTTCAGTTGCCGGAACTTATTGGCTGCTAATGCTTGCCGGACGTTTGATTGGAGCATCAATAGGTAGCACGGTTTCAAGTAAAACGATGTTAACTTTTGCTTCATTCGTAGGAATGGTATTAGTTCTTTTGGCAATTTTATTACCTACATCAACCATGGTAAGCATGCCAGGATTCCAGGTTCAAGGTAGTTCATTGTCATTTGTGTTCGCTGAAGTTCCGATTAATGCGATGTTCCTTGTTCTGGTAGGATTGTGTACATCCATCATGTGGGGTGGTATATTTAACCTTGCTGTTGAAGGTTTGGGTAAATATGTTGCTGCTGCTTCCGGTATTTTTATGACACTTGTTGTGGGTGGCGGATTGCTTCCTTTGGCACAGAATGCTGTTGCCGACGGTTTAGGATTCCAACCTTCGTACTGGGTGCCGTTCTTAGGATTGGCTTACCTGTTCTTTTATGCAACAATTGGTAGTAAAGTACATAAACGTGCCGAAAGCGTTAGGATTTAA
- a CDS encoding metallophosphoesterase, which yields MYDIIGDVHGYKAQLKKLLLEMGYQKANGSYSHPTRKAIFVGDFINRGPEIRKTIRMVRAMVENGHAYAVLGNHELNAIIYHLKDKQGKSIISKPSKYFLSLFKTINEYSLGSKELDEQLKWMRTLPLYLDLGEIRVVHACWSDEAIKVADSLYEDGRIRKRVFRKVYKKSSSEEAKSVWQLTKGVNLKLPSDLRVMSNKGVSPRSFRIRWWDNLEGMTFKEASFESKYSMPSYTIPSEIVPGTFPYPDDAPIVFFGHYCRGAGPYIIKHNVCCVDSCVAGTKSLLAYRWSGEKELDMNHLVKI from the coding sequence ATGTACGATATAATCGGCGATGTTCATGGTTATAAAGCCCAGCTAAAAAAGCTATTGCTCGAGATGGGCTACCAAAAAGCGAATGGTAGTTATTCGCATCCTACGCGTAAGGCAATTTTTGTGGGCGATTTTATAAATCGTGGTCCTGAGATCAGGAAGACAATCCGAATGGTCAGGGCTATGGTTGAAAACGGCCATGCATATGCGGTGCTTGGTAATCACGAGCTCAATGCTATTATCTATCATCTGAAAGACAAGCAGGGGAAGTCAATTATCTCCAAACCCAGTAAATATTTTTTGTCGCTTTTTAAAACTATCAACGAATATTCACTTGGATCAAAAGAGCTGGATGAGCAGTTGAAATGGATGCGTACATTACCCCTTTATCTCGATTTGGGCGAAATAAGAGTTGTACACGCTTGTTGGTCTGATGAGGCGATTAAAGTAGCCGATTCTTTGTATGAAGATGGCAGAATAAGAAAAAGAGTTTTTCGCAAGGTGTATAAGAAATCAAGTTCGGAGGAGGCAAAAAGTGTGTGGCAGCTTACAAAAGGTGTAAACTTGAAATTGCCCTCTGATTTGAGAGTTATGAGTAACAAAGGTGTTTCACCTCGTTCGTTCAGAATCAGATGGTGGGATAACCTGGAAGGAATGACATTTAAAGAAGCTTCGTTTGAAAGCAAATATTCGATGCCTTCGTATACTATTCCATCAGAAATTGTACCCGGCACCTTCCCTTATCCCGATGATGCCCCGATTGTTTTTTTCGGACATTATTGTCGAGGGGCAGGGCCATACATAATAAAACACAATGTTTGTTGCGTTGATTCATGTGTTGCCGGTACTAAATCTCTTTTAGCCTATCGATGGAGTGGAGAAAAGGAGCTAGATATGAATCATTTAGTAAAAATATAG
- a CDS encoding GIY-YIG nuclease family protein has translation MKYYVYIIYSLSTDTYYKGQTSCLDSRLSRHNSGYEKSTQHGAPWKLVWSTTKATRGEALYLEKKLKNLSRQKTLEFIKKYS, from the coding sequence ATGAAATATTACGTTTATATCATCTATTCTTTAAGTACCGACACTTACTATAAGGGGCAAACATCTTGTCTTGACTCCCGTTTGTCGCGTCATAACTCTGGTTACGAGAAATCTACACAACATGGTGCTCCCTGGAAATTAGTTTGGAGCACAACAAAAGCAACAAGAGGAGAGGCTTTATATCTCGAAAAGAAATTGAAAAATTTATCGAGGCAGAAAACACTGGAGTTTATAAAAAAGTATAGCTGA
- a CDS encoding porin family protein: MKRTASLFIIALFVLTSVKVMAQYPSVTFFGGANMATTDWKFGNEDTDVEDSYKALYGMNIGALYEYVLNKDKSQEIAVEGGLIFENKGFNRKSTDNKTTMYFIDVPLYVKYLHRFRSRNKLYVGAGPFVGMGLFGNADLSNDSESLKFGNDPIDHDYKRLDYGVTGKVGFLFLNGFNMCVSYDYGFADIKPNEIQEAKTKVLRLSLGYTIRLDD, translated from the coding sequence ATGAAAAGAACCGCTTCGCTTTTTATTATTGCATTGTTTGTGCTTACTTCTGTCAAAGTAATGGCACAATATCCATCTGTTACATTCTTTGGAGGTGCAAATATGGCCACTACCGATTGGAAATTTGGAAACGAAGATACGGATGTTGAAGATTCGTATAAGGCCTTGTACGGAATGAATATTGGCGCGCTGTACGAATATGTGTTAAACAAAGATAAATCGCAGGAAATCGCGGTGGAAGGCGGTTTGATTTTTGAAAATAAAGGTTTTAACAGGAAGTCGACAGACAACAAAACCACAATGTACTTTATAGATGTTCCCTTGTATGTAAAATATCTGCATCGGTTCAGGAGTAGAAATAAGTTGTATGTTGGAGCCGGTCCTTTTGTAGGAATGGGGCTGTTTGGTAATGCTGATTTATCCAATGATTCAGAATCGCTTAAATTCGGAAATGATCCCATTGATCATGATTATAAAAGACTGGATTACGGAGTTACCGGAAAAGTAGGTTTCCTGTTTCTAAACGGTTTTAATATGTGTGTGTCGTATGATTATGGTTTTGCCGATATTAAACCAAACGAGATTCAGGAAGCAAAAACAAAAGTTTTACGTTTATCGCTTGGTTATACTATAAGATTAGACGATTAG
- a CDS encoding AraC family transcriptional regulator codes for MKADSENLPVYSLHNFSSEERASQQFQVEVFDANRHFAVKYPHRHDFFEVLHLQKGSGSHVIDGNKYNIEPPCVFFMSPGQAHKIELSSDIEGFIFIFTSDFYLLNQRNPNRLIEFPFFFTIRQDNPPLLLTNTNDKLFLESLFRKGVDEIGKPEGYSIEILRSVLDLILTTCASLYPYDDNRWKGKGHIVVKKFFQLLEEHFHENLSVAEYADIMAITPNHLTQTVTQLTGKTSSQLIKSKQIIEIKRLLVHTNLNVSEIATKMNFSDQSYFTKFFKREVGLSPLQFRAQSL; via the coding sequence GTGAAAGCAGATTCTGAAAATTTACCGGTATACAGCTTGCATAATTTTAGTTCGGAAGAACGTGCAAGTCAGCAGTTTCAGGTCGAAGTATTTGATGCCAACCGGCATTTTGCGGTAAAGTACCCGCATCGTCACGATTTTTTTGAGGTATTGCACCTGCAAAAGGGAAGTGGCTCGCATGTTATCGACGGAAATAAATATAATATTGAGCCGCCCTGTGTGTTTTTTATGTCGCCGGGTCAGGCCCACAAAATTGAGCTTTCAAGCGATATTGAAGGTTTTATTTTTATTTTTACCTCTGATTTTTACCTTCTAAATCAGCGAAATCCTAACCGTTTGATTGAGTTTCCGTTCTTTTTTACCATTCGGCAAGATAATCCGCCTCTACTTTTAACGAATACGAATGATAAGCTATTTCTGGAAAGTTTATTCAGAAAAGGCGTTGACGAAATCGGTAAGCCCGAAGGTTATTCCATAGAAATTTTACGATCGGTTCTCGATCTTATTCTAACAACGTGTGCCTCGCTGTATCCATACGATGATAACCGTTGGAAAGGAAAGGGGCATATTGTCGTAAAAAAATTCTTTCAGTTATTGGAAGAGCATTTTCATGAGAATCTTTCGGTGGCAGAGTATGCCGATATTATGGCGATAACGCCTAATCATTTAACCCAAACAGTAACGCAATTAACCGGAAAAACGTCATCGCAGCTTATTAAATCGAAGCAGATTATTGAAATTAAACGATTGCTGGTGCATACCAATCTTAATGTTTCCGAAATTGCAACAAAGATGAACTTCTCCGATCAGAGTTATTTTACCAAGTTCTTTAAGCGCGAAGTAGGTTTATCTCCTTTACAGTTTCGTGCACAATCTCTCTGA
- the ilvC gene encoding ketol-acid reductoisomerase, giving the protein MENYFNTLPLRLQLDQLGKCDFMDESEFAGGVEKLKGKQIVVLGCGAQGLNQGLNLRDSGLNVAYALRQTAIDEKRASFVNATENGFEVGTFDELVPKADLVLNLTPDKQHTPVVNKVVPLMKKGACLAYSHGFNIVEEGMQIRDDITVIMVAPKSPGSEVRAEYLRGFGVPTLIAVHRENDPNGDGLEIAKAYAVGTGGHKAGVLHSSFVAEVKSDLMGEQTILCGLLQTGSILSFNKMIEKGIDAGYASKLIQYGWETITEALKFGGITNMMDRLSNPAKIEAYKLSEELKEIMRPLFEKHMDDIMSGAFSSTMMEDWSNDDKNLLGWRAATGETAFEKTPAGDVEITEQEYFDNGTLMVAFVKSGVELAFEVMTESGIKEESAYYESLHETPLIANTIARKKLFEMNRTISDTAEYGCYLFDHACKPLLADFMSKIDTKVIGKNFNEAIEGHVDNKELIDVNDAIRYSDVEIIGAELREAMEAMDAII; this is encoded by the coding sequence ATGGAAAATTATTTCAATACATTACCACTTCGTCTTCAATTAGACCAATTGGGAAAATGCGACTTTATGGATGAGTCGGAATTTGCAGGCGGAGTTGAAAAACTTAAAGGAAAACAAATTGTAGTGCTGGGCTGTGGTGCACAGGGATTAAACCAGGGATTAAATCTTCGCGACAGCGGACTGAATGTAGCTTATGCGTTACGTCAGACTGCAATCGATGAAAAACGTGCATCGTTTGTAAATGCTACCGAAAACGGTTTTGAGGTAGGCACTTTTGACGAATTGGTGCCAAAAGCAGATTTGGTACTCAACCTTACTCCGGACAAACAACACACGCCTGTTGTAAATAAGGTGGTGCCTCTGATGAAGAAAGGAGCATGTTTGGCTTACTCACACGGTTTTAATATTGTGGAAGAAGGAATGCAGATTCGAGACGACATCACTGTAATTATGGTGGCACCAAAATCTCCGGGTTCAGAAGTGCGTGCTGAGTACCTGCGTGGATTTGGTGTGCCAACCTTAATTGCTGTTCACCGCGAAAATGATCCGAACGGCGATGGTTTGGAAATTGCCAAAGCTTACGCCGTTGGAACAGGTGGTCATAAAGCAGGTGTTTTGCATTCGTCGTTTGTTGCCGAAGTAAAATCGGATTTGATGGGAGAACAAACCATTCTTTGTGGTTTACTGCAAACCGGTTCTATTTTGAGTTTCAATAAAATGATTGAAAAAGGAATTGATGCCGGTTATGCATCGAAACTGATTCAATATGGTTGGGAAACAATTACCGAAGCATTAAAATTTGGCGGAATTACCAATATGATGGATCGCTTGTCGAATCCGGCAAAAATTGAAGCTTACAAATTATCAGAAGAATTAAAAGAGATAATGCGTCCGTTGTTTGAAAAACATATGGATGATATTATGAGTGGTGCTTTCTCGTCAACCATGATGGAAGACTGGAGTAATGATGACAAAAATTTGTTAGGATGGCGAGCCGCTACAGGCGAAACGGCTTTCGAGAAAACACCGGCAGGAGACGTTGAAATTACCGAGCAGGAGTACTTCGACAATGGAACTTTAATGGTTGCCTTTGTAAAATCGGGCGTAGAACTGGCTTTTGAAGTGATGACAGAATCGGGCATTAAAGAGGAATCGGCATATTACGAATCGTTACACGAAACACCGTTGATTGCCAATACAATTGCTCGTAAAAAACTATTCGAAATGAACCGTACAATTTCTGACACTGCTGAATATGGTTGTTACTTGTTCGATCACGCTTGTAAGCCATTATTGGCCGACTTTATGAGCAAAATAGATACCAAAGTAATTGGCAAAAACTTTAATGAAGCAATTGAGGGACATGTTGACAACAAAGAACTTATTGACGTTAATGATGCCATTCGTTACAGCGATGTTGAAATTATTGGTGCGGAGTTACGCGAAGCAATGGAAGCAATGGACGCGATCATCTAG
- a CDS encoding sulfatase-like hydrolase/transferase, translated as MFNCFFLVGGCSSHKGKDKNPNIIYILTDDLGYGDVSVFNEQSKINTPNIDRLAAEGIQFTDAHTSSVVCTPRYGILTGRYNWRSTLKSGVLTGTSKALITRNRTTVAHLLQKNNSRCSTKK; from the coding sequence TTGTTTAATTGTTTTTTTCTTGTTGGTGGATGTTCCTCCCACAAGGGAAAAGACAAAAATCCGAATATCATTTATATACTAACCGATGATCTCGGTTATGGTGATGTATCCGTTTTTAACGAGCAGAGTAAAATTAACACACCAAACATCGACAGGCTGGCAGCTGAAGGCATACAATTTACCGACGCTCACACCTCATCCGTTGTGTGTACACCCCGGTACGGCATTCTTACCGGGCGATACAATTGGCGCAGCACATTAAAATCGGGTGTTCTTACGGGCACCTCGAAGGCACTGATCACCCGAAATAGAACAACAGTGGCGCATTTATTACAAAAGAACAACTCCCGGTGCTCCACAAAAAAATGA